Proteins from a genomic interval of Lolium perenne isolate Kyuss_39 chromosome 1, Kyuss_2.0, whole genome shotgun sequence:
- the LOC139833021 gene encoding uncharacterized protein, whose translation MADRAWMYSGWQRGRAPSNEWIENTKLFLDHAFSIVGVAEDNTVKCPCPCAKCRNYFSHVRDEIEMHLCYNGFKENYETWTAHGETRGVMSDQAGSSLAHEDFLTDRMDNMLIDLAGQQPPSIEEEPSASAQAFYRMVASADEPVHESTTHSCLSAIARLLAIKSQYNMSIANYDAILELIHELLPGQSNMCKDFYRSKKLIEGLGMPYVKIDVCKNNCMLYYKANEQKDKCDFCGTSRYVQGPNKVPHKVLRYLPFTERLQRLYAHEETAKQMRSHSRSTSNFMVHPCDGEAWQQFDKDYPLFASDPRNVRLVFSTDGFTPYGLGAAPYSCWPVFVSPLNLPPGKLLKKEYIFLCLVIPGPEHPGKKLGVLMQPLIDELIELWEGRLTWDASVKQNFPMRAAFLWSVHDFPALGMVSGWSTHGKLACHICLADSNAFQLTHGRKPCWFDCHRRFLRRDHEFRFQENAFRKDTVVLEGPPRRLTGKELLAHMHKNVADTKNYNKLHNWTHIGCFSQLEYFSKLKLPHNIDVMHNEKNVGEAIWNTCFDIRDKTKDNIKARQDLAEICDRPLLNLQPKDNGKWHKPRAPFCIDTDAKIIILKWFRELMFPDGYAANISRGVNFFQRKIFGLKSHDYHIFIERLLPAAFRGFLPENVWLCLAELSYFYRQLCAKRLSKDVVHLMEENIAVLLCKLEKIFPPGFFNPMQHLIIHLPEEARLGGPVLARWMYPFERFIGNLRPKVRNKARVEGSIVEAYLVEETTNFLSLYFNPKAHSVRNKAPRYDDGASSFVPSYNLIKNNGRAEPNQQKSNSCMKSSNIHNALRQMSYEFRSKVRTYGIYDINGYRFRSELYESEKSGLSTINTGVCVSSFDENDNVLEYYGVIKDIFKITWEGSMELELVLFDCRWFDPTPAGVRRTENLGLVEVKHTSRLSNFDPFVLASQVSPVYYLPYACKTRPDLLQWSIVYHVPPHGYLPPNGNTDESNTVNDVLVYQEDGLEGTFVIDLGDDLEVVAPLMSDEITDPKELERLKKQQAGEQVSDSEDEDDEDDEDDEVANDAENQAPSYDPNDF comes from the exons ATGGCAGATCGTGCATGGATGTATAGTGGTTGGCAGCGTGGTAGAGCCCCCAGCAATGAATGGATTGAGAACACCAAACTTTTCTTAGATCATGCTTTCTCTATTGTTGGTGTAGCTGAAGATAATACCGTCAAGTGTCCGTGTCCATGCGCTAAGTGTCGGAACTATTTTAGTCATGTAAGGGATGAAATAGAGATGCACTTGTGTTACAACGGGTTTAAGGAAAACTATGAAACATGGACTGCACATGGTGAAACCCGTGGTGTTATGTCTGACCAGGCCGGCTCATCATTAGCTCACGAGGATTTCTTAACTGACCGGATGGACAATATGTTAATTGACCTTGCCGGTCAGCAGCCCCCATCAATTGAGGAGGAGCCATCAGCCTCCGCTCAAGCCTTCTATAGGATGGTTGCTAGTGCCGACGAACCAGTCCATGAGAGCACAACACACTCATGTCTTTCTGCCATTGCTCGTTTGCTAGCTATAAAGTCACAGTACAACATGTCCATTGCAAACTATGATGCTATCTTAGAACTTATTCATGAACTTCTTCCTGGGCAATCTAATATGTGTAAGGACTTCTACCGCTCCAAGAAATTGATTGAGGGCCTAGGTATGCCATATGTCAAAATTGATGTATGTAAGAATAATTGCATGCTATACTACAAAGCTAACGAGCAAAAAGATAAGTGTGATTTTTGTGGTACCTCTCGCTATGTGCAAGGCCCAAATAAAGTCCCCCATAAAGTGTTGAGATATCTCCCCTTCACAGAAAGGCTACAAAGGCTGTATGCACATGAGGAGACTGCTAAACAAATGCGGTCACATAGCCGGTCTACTTCTAATTTCATGGTTCATCCTTGTGATGGGGAAGCTTGGCAACAATTTGATAAGGATTATCCATTGTTTGCAAGTGATCCAAGAAATGTTAGGCTAGTTTTTTCTACAGATGGTTTCACACCCTATGGTTTAGGTGCTGCTCCATACTCATGTTGGCCAGTCTTTGTTTCTCCATTAAATCTCCCTCCTGGGAAACTTTTGAAGAAAGAGTACATATTCCTCTGCCTTGTTATTCCTGGTCCCGAACATCCTGGAAAGAAGCTAGGTGTCCTGATGCAGCCTTTAATTGATGAACTTATAGAATTGTGGGAGGGGCGGCTGACTTGGGATGCCTCTGTCAAGCAGAACTTCCCTATGAGGGCCGCATTTCTATGGTCAGTTCACGATTTTCCTGCTCTTGGTATGGTCTCTGGATGGAGCACCCATGGAAAGCTAGCTTGCCATATATGTTTGGCTGATTCCAATGCATTTCAGCTCACTCATGGGCGTAAGCCTTGCTGGTTTGATTGCCACAGGCGCTTTCTACGTCGAGATCATGAATTTAGATTCCAAGAAAATGCATTTAGAAAGGACACTGTAGTGCTTGAGGGGCCACCAAGGCGTCTAACGGGAAAGGAGTTGCTTGCTCACATGCACAAGAATGTCGCTGATACCAAGAACTATAATAAGTTGCACAATTGGACTCACATAGGTTGCTTTTCACAGCTAGAGTACTTTTCTAAACTAAAGCTCCCACACAACATTGATGTTATGCATAATGAAAAAAATGTTGGCGAAGCTATATGGAACACTTGCTTTGACATACGTGATAAAACCAAAGATAATATAAAGGCAAGACAAGATTTGGCTGAAATCTGTGATCGTCCGTTGCTGAATTTGCAGCCAAAGGATAAtggaaaatggcataagccaaggGCACCATTCTGCATTGATACGGATGCCAAAATAATTATTCTCAAATGGTTCCGAGAATTAATGTTTCCTGATGGATATGCAGCCAATATATCACGTGGAGTTAATTTCTTTCAAAGAAAAATTTTTGGCTTGAAAAGTCATGACTATCACATCTTCATTGAGCGTTTGCTCCCTGCTGCCTTCCGTGGTTTCTTACCTGAGAACGTATGGTTGTGTTTGGCTGAGTTAAGTTACTTTTATAGGCAACTATGTGCAAAACGACTTAGCAAAGATGTTGTCCATTTAATGGAAGAGAATATCGCTGTGCTTCTATGCAAATTAGAGAAGATCTTCCCTCCTGGTTTCTTTAATCCCATGCAACATTTAATCATACATCTTCCCGAAGAGGCCCGACTAGGAGGTCCTGTCCTAGCCCGATGGATGTACCCCTTTGAGAG ATTTATTGGGAATCTTAGGCCAAAAGTGCGTAATAAGGCTCGCGTTGAGGGTTCTATTGTTGAAGCTTATCTAGTTGAGGAGACTACAAATTTTCTGTCATTGTACTTCAATCCTAAAGCCCATTCTGTTAGAAATAAGGCGCCTCGATATGATGATGGTGCCTCTTCCTTTGTACCTTCAT ACAATTTGATAAAGAACAATGGAAGAGCAGAACCAAACCAACAGAAAAGCAACTCC TGTATGAAGTCATCTAATATCCACAATGCTTTGCGCCAAATGTCCTATGAGTTTCGCAGTAAAGTTAGAACTTATGGCATATATGATATCAACGGGTATAGGTTTCGATCAGAGTTGTATGAAAGCGAGAAATCAGGATTGTCAACAATAAATACTGGCGTGTGTGTGTCTTCTTTTGATGAAAATGACAATGTTCTCGAGTACTACGGTGTTATCAAGGACATCTTCAAAATTACTTGGGAAGGCTCCATGGAACTTGAGCTAGTTTTATTTGACTGTCGCTGGTTTGATCCAACACCTGCTGGTGTTAGACGAACTGAAAATTTGGGCTTAGTGGAGGTCAAGCACACATCTCGACTGTCAAATTTTGATCCATTTGTCTTGGCTAGTCAAGTCAGTCCAGTATATTATCTACCCTACGCATGTAAGACCAGACCAGATCTGTTGCAATGGTCGATTGTGTATCATGTTCCTCCACATGGCTATCTTCCTCCTAATGGCAACACGGACGAGTCTAACACTGTGAATGATGTGTTAGTGTATCAAGAGGATGGTTTGGAAGGAACCTTTGTGATTGATTTGGGGGATGACCTGGAGGTTGTAGCACCATTGATGTCAGATGAGATCACTGATCCGAAGGAGTTGGAGCGTTTGAAGAAGCAGCAAGCAGGTGAACAAGTTAGCGATAGCgaagatgaagatgatgaagacgATGAAGATGACGAAGTAGCTAATGATGCTGAGAATCAAGCCCcatcttatgatccaaatgatttttga